In one window of Constrictibacter sp. MBR-5 DNA:
- a CDS encoding isocitrate lyase/PEP mutase family protein → MQSLRAMIAGPEPVTVPLVLNPMMAKLAENAGFRALYLGGGASGYMKVHLEANLTLTEMCQAALDIRTVSSLPLILDGAAGFGDPMHMRRTIGMTEAAGFAAIEIEDQILPKRAHHHVGIEHMVPAELMAAKVKECVAARRNPETVIIARTNGVRASNMDDALRRAEAYREAGADVLLLSPRNPEEIRHIGERLGGPLMYLCKPGGVASSGMTAADLHSLGWRILADPQTLVLAMYENARSVYAEMAKDFAVTSRPLADWGTLQHELHDAIGLDILLDIEKRTVEKG, encoded by the coding sequence ATGCAATCGCTCCGCGCCATGATCGCCGGCCCCGAGCCGGTCACCGTTCCGCTCGTGCTCAACCCCATGATGGCGAAGCTCGCCGAAAACGCCGGATTCCGCGCGCTCTACCTGGGCGGCGGTGCCAGCGGCTACATGAAAGTCCACCTCGAGGCGAACCTCACGCTCACCGAGATGTGTCAGGCGGCGCTGGACATCCGCACCGTATCGTCGCTCCCGCTGATCCTCGACGGCGCGGCCGGCTTCGGCGATCCGATGCATATGCGGCGGACGATCGGCATGACCGAGGCGGCCGGCTTCGCCGCCATCGAGATCGAAGACCAGATCCTGCCGAAGCGCGCGCACCACCATGTCGGCATCGAGCACATGGTGCCGGCCGAACTGATGGCGGCGAAGGTAAAGGAGTGCGTCGCGGCGCGCCGGAACCCGGAGACGGTGATCATCGCCCGCACCAACGGCGTGCGCGCCAGCAACATGGACGATGCACTGCGCCGGGCTGAAGCCTACCGCGAGGCAGGTGCCGACGTGCTACTGCTCAGCCCGCGCAATCCGGAGGAGATCCGCCATATCGGCGAGCGTCTCGGCGGGCCGCTGATGTATCTGTGCAAGCCGGGCGGCGTGGCGAGTTCGGGGATGACGGCGGCGGACCTGCATTCGCTCGGCTGGCGGATCCTGGCCGACCCGCAGACGCTCGTGCTGGCGATGTACGAGAACGCGCGCAGCGTGTACGCCGAGATGGCCAAGGACTTCGCCGTCACCTCACGGCCGCTCGCCGACTGGGGCACCCTTCAGCACGAACTTCACGATGCGATCGGCCTGGATATCCTCCTGGATATCGAGAAGCGTACCGTGGAGAAAGGCTGA
- a CDS encoding DeoR/GlpR family DNA-binding transcription regulator, with product MEAARRQREIAELTRVEGFASVERLAQRYGVSPQTIRRDINLLCDRGVVRRLRGGAGMPAVPDETANIAYDARQVMNLQAKRRIAALVAERIPDGSSVSIGIGTTPEQVAVALAQRRGLAVVTNNMNAAMVLCRNETNAVTIVGGRLRNRDRDVTGDPAVAVFATFRVDFAVFGVGGIDEDGGLLDFDSDEVRTRAAMAANARSRLLVADRSKFGRNAFARGGNLGEMDALFTDGPVPPAFAAMVAASGVDLNVAAAPETP from the coding sequence ATGGAAGCCGCACGCCGACAGAGGGAAATCGCCGAACTGACGCGGGTCGAAGGATTCGCGTCGGTGGAGCGGCTCGCCCAGCGGTACGGGGTGTCGCCGCAGACGATCCGCCGCGACATCAACCTGCTCTGCGACCGCGGCGTCGTCCGCCGGCTCCGCGGCGGCGCCGGTATGCCGGCCGTCCCCGACGAGACGGCGAACATCGCCTACGACGCGCGCCAGGTGATGAATCTCCAGGCCAAGCGCCGGATCGCTGCGCTGGTCGCCGAGCGCATTCCCGATGGTTCGTCGGTATCGATCGGCATCGGCACGACCCCGGAGCAGGTGGCCGTCGCCCTCGCCCAGCGCCGCGGCCTTGCGGTCGTGACCAACAACATGAACGCGGCCATGGTGCTCTGCCGCAACGAAACGAACGCCGTTACCATCGTCGGCGGCCGCCTGCGCAACCGCGACCGCGACGTCACCGGCGACCCGGCGGTCGCCGTCTTCGCGACGTTCAGGGTCGACTTCGCCGTGTTCGGCGTCGGCGGCATCGACGAGGATGGCGGCCTGCTCGATTTCGACAGCGACGAGGTGCGCACGCGCGCCGCCATGGCGGCCAATGCGCGTTCGCGCCTGCTGGTGGCCGACCGCAGCAAGTTCGGCCGCAACGCCTTTGCCCGGGGCGGCAACCTGGGCGAGATGGACGCGCTCTTCACCGATGGCCCGGTGCCGCCGGCCTTCGCCGCCATGGTCGCCGCCAGCGGCGTCGACCTCAACGTAGCCGCCGCGCCGGAAACGCCATGA
- a CDS encoding ABC transporter substrate-binding protein, giving the protein MRLFNRSTLAGLATAAGLAFAAAPAAADVELTMYYPVAVGGPVTKVVDGMTAAFTKDHPDIKVTAVYAGNYDDTRTKALAALKAGQPVQLSVLFSIDLFELIDQGVIVPFEDVVKTDADKAWLDSFYPSLMANGKTQGKTWGIPFQRSTIVLYYNKDAFKEAGLDPEKAPATWADMQAMGEKLVKKDASGNVERYGVMVPSTGYPYWMFQAFAKQNGEVLMNQDGTETYFDKPKVVEALSYWRELGQKGVMPSGTVEWGTLRDQFLQGKTAMMWHTTGNLTAVRKGATFDFGVAMLPASKERGSPTGGGNFYIFEKASPAEREAALTFIKWMTAPERAAQWSIDTGYVAVTPAAYETETLKKYVADFPPAAVARDQLDHSVAEFSVHENARVKKALDDAIQATLTGGKEPKAALTEAQATADRILKRYR; this is encoded by the coding sequence ATGCGACTGTTCAACCGATCCACCCTCGCCGGCTTGGCCACCGCCGCCGGCCTCGCCTTCGCCGCGGCCCCCGCGGCGGCCGACGTCGAACTCACCATGTACTATCCGGTCGCCGTCGGCGGCCCGGTCACCAAGGTGGTCGACGGGATGACCGCCGCCTTCACGAAGGACCATCCCGACATCAAGGTGACGGCCGTCTATGCCGGCAACTACGACGACACGCGCACGAAGGCGCTCGCCGCGCTCAAGGCCGGCCAGCCGGTGCAACTCTCGGTGCTGTTCTCCATCGACCTGTTCGAGCTGATCGACCAGGGCGTGATCGTGCCCTTCGAGGACGTCGTCAAGACCGACGCCGACAAGGCCTGGCTCGACAGCTTCTATCCGTCGCTGATGGCGAACGGCAAGACGCAGGGCAAGACCTGGGGCATTCCCTTCCAGCGCTCGACCATCGTCCTCTACTACAACAAGGACGCGTTCAAGGAGGCCGGCCTCGACCCCGAGAAGGCGCCCGCCACCTGGGCCGACATGCAGGCCATGGGCGAGAAGCTCGTGAAGAAGGACGCGTCGGGCAACGTCGAGCGCTACGGCGTCATGGTGCCGTCGACCGGCTACCCCTACTGGATGTTCCAGGCCTTCGCCAAGCAGAACGGCGAGGTCCTGATGAACCAGGACGGCACCGAGACCTATTTCGACAAGCCGAAGGTCGTCGAAGCCCTCTCCTACTGGCGCGAACTGGGCCAGAAGGGCGTGATGCCCTCCGGCACCGTCGAATGGGGCACCCTGCGCGACCAGTTCCTGCAGGGCAAGACCGCCATGATGTGGCACACCACGGGAAACCTGACCGCCGTGCGCAAGGGTGCGACCTTCGACTTCGGCGTCGCCATGCTGCCCGCCAGCAAGGAGCGCGGCTCGCCCACCGGCGGCGGCAACTTCTACATCTTCGAGAAGGCGAGCCCGGCCGAGCGTGAGGCCGCCCTCACCTTCATCAAGTGGATGACCGCACCGGAGCGCGCCGCCCAGTGGTCGATCGACACCGGCTACGTCGCCGTGACGCCGGCCGCCTACGAAACCGAGACGCTGAAGAAGTACGTCGCCGACTTCCCGCCGGCGGCCGTCGCGCGCGACCAGCTCGACCATTCGGTGGCGGAGTTCTCGGTCCATGAGAACGCCCGCGTGAAGAAGGCCCTCGACGACGCCATCCAGGCCACCCTCACCGGCGGCAAGGAGCCGAAGGCCGCACTGACCGAAGCCCAGGCCACCGCCGACCGGATCCTGAAGCGGTACCGGTAA
- a CDS encoding carbohydrate ABC transporter permease: MKTRSLETVAAWALALLWILPLAYALWAAIHPPAYATRFELGAPLSLENFRRAWEIAPFPRYFLNTVMLVTMVLAGQFLLCTLAAYAFARYAFPGRDVAFALIMVQILIMPEVLLVENYMTIARIGLVDTVPAIALPYVASAFGIFLLRQTFKQVPRELEEAALVEGAGPLTILWRVYVPLARPTYLAYALVSISYHWNNFLWPLVITSSVETRPITVGLGVFAAPETGVNWAVISAGTLISVAPLLIAFLLFQRQFVQSFMRAGIR, encoded by the coding sequence ATGAAGACGCGCTCCCTGGAGACGGTCGCCGCCTGGGCGCTCGCCCTGCTCTGGATCCTGCCGCTCGCCTATGCGCTGTGGGCGGCGATCCATCCGCCGGCCTACGCCACCCGCTTCGAGCTGGGGGCGCCGCTCTCCCTGGAGAACTTCCGCCGCGCCTGGGAGATCGCGCCTTTTCCGCGCTACTTCCTCAACACCGTCATGCTGGTGACGATGGTGCTGGCGGGCCAGTTCCTGCTCTGCACCCTCGCCGCCTACGCCTTCGCGCGCTACGCCTTTCCCGGCCGCGACGTCGCCTTCGCCCTGATCATGGTGCAGATCCTGATCATGCCGGAGGTGCTGCTGGTCGAGAACTACATGACGATCGCGCGCATCGGTCTCGTCGACACGGTGCCGGCGATCGCATTGCCCTACGTCGCCTCGGCCTTCGGCATCTTCCTGCTGCGCCAGACCTTCAAGCAGGTGCCGCGCGAACTGGAGGAGGCGGCGCTGGTGGAGGGGGCCGGGCCGCTGACCATCCTGTGGCGCGTCTACGTGCCCCTCGCCCGGCCGACCTACCTCGCCTACGCGCTGGTCTCGATCAGCTACCACTGGAACAACTTCCTGTGGCCGCTGGTCATCACCAGCTCGGTCGAGACGCGGCCGATCACGGTCGGACTCGGCGTCTTCGCCGCGCCGGAGACCGGCGTGAACTGGGCGGTGATCTCCGCCGGCACGCTCATCTCGGTGGCGCCGCTGCTGATCGCCTTCCTGCTCTTCCAGCGTCAGTTCGTGCAGAGCTTCATGCGGGCGGGAATCCGTTAG
- a CDS encoding ABC transporter ATP-binding protein, whose protein sequence is MTIDGQEIRVERLVKDWAGTRAVDGISFTAEPGSFTVLLGPSGCGKSTTLRLVAGIETATDGRIAIGARDVTGLPPGERHISMVFQTYALFPHLTVGENIVFGLRVRKLPKAEREERLKRVADLLGITHLLDRRPSQISGGQQQRVALGRAIVAETPVCLMDEPLSNLDAKLRHEMRQEIRGLQQRLGITMLYVTHDQAEAMSMADRVILMRDGRIEQDAPPDELYDRPATAFAARFIGTPPMNLLALADAPSGAVVRGTDAAIGFGAGEGMLLGVRPEDLAFAETGLPARVVAVEYLGADSLVACMVAGEACDVRVPGRAALRPGDTCFIRLPPTGRLHLFDAASGRRRDDTARRSDRPATAGA, encoded by the coding sequence ATGACGATCGATGGACAGGAGATCCGCGTCGAGCGGCTGGTCAAGGACTGGGCGGGCACGCGGGCCGTGGACGGCATCTCCTTCACCGCCGAGCCGGGCAGCTTCACAGTCCTTCTGGGGCCCAGCGGCTGCGGCAAGTCGACGACGCTGCGCCTCGTCGCCGGCATCGAGACGGCCACCGACGGCCGCATCGCCATCGGCGCGCGCGACGTGACCGGCCTGCCGCCGGGCGAACGCCATATCTCGATGGTCTTCCAGACCTACGCGCTGTTTCCGCACCTGACCGTGGGCGAGAACATCGTCTTCGGCCTGCGGGTGCGGAAGCTGCCGAAAGCCGAGCGCGAAGAGCGCCTGAAGCGGGTCGCCGACCTGCTCGGCATCACCCACCTGCTCGACCGCCGTCCCTCGCAGATTTCCGGCGGGCAGCAGCAGCGCGTGGCGCTCGGCCGCGCCATCGTCGCCGAGACGCCGGTCTGCCTGATGGACGAGCCGCTGTCGAACCTCGACGCCAAGCTGCGCCACGAGATGCGCCAGGAGATCCGTGGCCTGCAGCAGCGGCTCGGCATCACCATGCTCTACGTCACCCACGACCAGGCCGAGGCGATGAGCATGGCCGACCGGGTCATCCTGATGCGCGACGGCCGCATCGAGCAGGACGCGCCGCCGGACGAACTCTACGACCGCCCCGCCACGGCCTTCGCCGCGCGCTTCATCGGCACCCCGCCGATGAACCTGCTCGCTCTCGCCGACGCTCCGTCGGGGGCCGTCGTTCGCGGCACCGACGCCGCAATCGGCTTCGGCGCCGGCGAGGGGATGCTGCTGGGCGTGCGTCCCGAGGACCTGGCGTTTGCCGAGACCGGCCTGCCGGCGCGTGTCGTCGCCGTCGAGTATCTGGGCGCCGACAGCCTCGTCGCCTGCATGGTGGCGGGCGAGGCCTGCGACGTCCGCGTACCCGGCCGCGCCGCCCTGCGCCCCGGCGACACCTGCTTCATCCGCCTGCCCCCCACGGGCCGGCTGCACCTGTTCGACGCGGCGAGCGGGAGACGCCGCGACGATACCGCCCGCCGCTCCGACCGACCGGCCACGGCCGGCGCCTGA
- a CDS encoding sugar ABC transporter permease: MPAHRRVTVHPHAQAWLLLLPALVLLVAFTHWPIVASLWDSVHSTPRGMRPKAFVGLDNYAFMIDDPVFWQVMWNNLLFALGTIPASIALALLMAVFVNERLPARGAVRLAYFTPTVLPMVAVASIWLFFFTPQLGLLDQVRAAFGAGPHNWLGDPSTVLWCIVVMTVWKEAGFFMIFYLAALQAIPPNLTEAAAVEGASRWYTFRRVVLPLLMPTTLFVLINATINSFKLVDQLFILTKGGPDNASSLLLYYIYETAFAFNDWAYAATLTAVLIGLLGGLALIQFVLIERRVHYR; the protein is encoded by the coding sequence TTGCCCGCCCACCGCCGCGTCACCGTCCATCCCCACGCCCAGGCTTGGCTGCTGCTGCTGCCGGCGCTCGTGCTGCTGGTCGCCTTCACCCACTGGCCGATCGTCGCCAGCCTCTGGGACAGCGTCCACTCCACGCCGCGCGGCATGCGGCCGAAGGCCTTCGTCGGGCTCGACAACTACGCCTTTATGATCGACGACCCGGTCTTCTGGCAGGTGATGTGGAACAACCTGCTGTTCGCGCTCGGCACGATCCCCGCCTCGATCGCCCTGGCGCTGCTGATGGCCGTCTTCGTCAACGAGCGGCTTCCGGCGCGCGGCGCGGTGCGGCTCGCCTACTTCACCCCGACCGTCCTGCCGATGGTCGCGGTCGCCAGCATCTGGCTGTTCTTCTTCACGCCGCAGCTCGGCCTGCTCGACCAGGTGCGCGCCGCGTTCGGCGCCGGGCCGCACAACTGGCTCGGCGACCCGTCGACGGTGCTCTGGTGCATCGTGGTCATGACGGTGTGGAAGGAGGCCGGCTTCTTCATGATCTTCTATCTGGCAGCCCTTCAGGCGATCCCGCCGAACCTCACCGAGGCGGCCGCCGTCGAGGGCGCCTCGCGCTGGTACACCTTCCGCCGCGTCGTCCTGCCGCTGCTGATGCCGACGACGCTGTTCGTGCTGATCAACGCGACCATCAACTCGTTCAAGCTGGTCGACCAGCTCTTCATCCTGACCAAGGGCGGCCCGGACAACGCCTCCAGCCTGCTGCTCTACTACATCTACGAGACGGCCTTCGCCTTCAACGACTGGGCCTATGCGGCGACGCTGACCGCCGTGCTGATCGGCCTGCTCGGCGGCCTCGCCCTGATCCAGTTCGTCCTCATCGAGCGCCGGGTGCACTACCGATGA